One region of Longimicrobiaceae bacterium genomic DNA includes:
- a CDS encoding tetratricopeptide repeat protein codes for MSTHDEQVEGPLDELLQQAAGLGEEGRWDEARELLLERLDDHAEDPALLCALGVASRELGSDGEAYEFFRRTLAAQPDDPYVLATAGNGVALYDDPEAESALRLAAITAPDLPFARVSYGAYLAREGMFAEAVAELEAARELAREEAGVRAELGVAYLLAGRLEEGVAELEEALALDVSDAWLRGLFGMALLEAGRSEEAAEALHRAAAERPTDVEAQLLSALASAAEGWEDEAWNALARAELGAEEMDAALLQEVEEVVGTGAEESRELLVEELAPTVLRERLLQRP; via the coding sequence GTGAGCACGCACGACGAACAGGTAGAAGGGCCGCTCGACGAGCTGCTGCAGCAGGCCGCCGGCCTCGGCGAGGAGGGGCGGTGGGACGAGGCGCGCGAGCTACTGCTGGAGCGGCTGGACGACCACGCGGAGGACCCGGCGCTCCTCTGTGCCCTGGGGGTCGCCTCGCGCGAGCTGGGGAGCGACGGGGAGGCGTACGAGTTCTTCCGCCGCACCCTGGCGGCGCAGCCGGATGACCCGTACGTCCTCGCCACCGCCGGGAACGGCGTCGCGCTGTACGACGACCCCGAGGCGGAGAGCGCGCTGCGCCTGGCCGCCATCACCGCGCCGGACCTCCCCTTCGCCCGCGTCTCCTACGGCGCCTACCTGGCGCGGGAGGGGATGTTCGCCGAAGCGGTCGCCGAGCTGGAGGCCGCGCGCGAGCTCGCCAGGGAGGAGGCCGGCGTGCGCGCCGAGCTGGGGGTCGCCTACCTCCTCGCAGGGCGGCTGGAGGAGGGCGTCGCCGAGCTGGAGGAAGCGCTCGCGCTGGACGTGAGCGACGCGTGGCTGCGCGGGCTCTTCGGGATGGCGCTGCTGGAGGCCGGGCGCAGCGAGGAGGCCGCCGAGGCGCTGCACCGCGCCGCCGCCGAGCGCCCCACCGACGTGGAGGCGCAGCTCCTGTCCGCGCTGGCCTCCGCCGCCGAGGGGTGGGAGGACGAGGCGTGGAACGCCCTCGCCCGGGCGGAGCTGGGCGCCGAGGAGATGGACGCGGCGCTCCTGCAGGAGGTGGAGGAGGTGGTGGGGACGGGCGCGGAGGAGTCGCGCGAGCTCCTGGTCGAGGAGCTCGCCCCCACCGTGCTGCGCGAGCGCCTCCTCCAGCGGCCCTGA
- a CDS encoding pitrilysin family protein, with product MQIPIDRYTLPNGLRVVLSEDHSNPVVAVNLWYGVGSRNERPGKTGFAHLFEHLMFQGSQNVPDTQHMAHVERVGGSVNGSTWLDRTNYFETVPANRLELALWLESDRMGYFLPAITREKLDNQRAVVKNERLQRVDNAPYGDWDERIQAMVFPPDHPYHHSVIGSMEDLDGATLDDVRDFFRTYYAPNNAVLTLCGDFDPAEARALVERWFGPIPRGPEVPPLPGRPDVPPRIGEEVRARVEGDVALPRLYLGFRIPPYGTADFYALDVLTSLLATGKSSRLHRALVRESRVAKDVGAFAFPIVTGASLLVVHSTASAGTPVETLEAAVLAELAALHAAPELPGEIERAVTGIEARHVVGIQQVAERANDISMYTMLFDDPGRINTELDRYRAVTADDVRRVAREYLRADNRAVLTYLPRAVREAA from the coding sequence ATGCAGATACCGATCGACCGATACACCCTCCCCAACGGCCTCCGCGTCGTCCTGTCGGAGGACCACAGCAACCCCGTCGTGGCGGTGAACCTGTGGTACGGCGTGGGGAGCCGGAACGAGCGGCCGGGGAAGACCGGGTTCGCGCACCTCTTCGAGCACCTGATGTTCCAGGGGTCGCAGAACGTCCCCGACACCCAGCACATGGCCCACGTGGAGCGGGTGGGCGGCTCCGTGAACGGCTCCACCTGGCTGGACCGCACCAACTACTTCGAGACGGTGCCCGCGAACCGGCTGGAGCTGGCGCTCTGGCTGGAAAGCGACCGGATGGGCTACTTCCTCCCCGCGATCACCCGGGAGAAGCTCGACAACCAGCGCGCCGTGGTGAAGAACGAGCGGCTCCAGCGCGTCGACAACGCCCCCTACGGCGACTGGGACGAGCGGATCCAGGCGATGGTCTTTCCGCCCGACCACCCGTACCACCATTCCGTGATCGGGAGCATGGAGGACCTGGACGGCGCCACCCTCGACGACGTCCGCGACTTCTTCCGCACCTACTACGCCCCCAACAACGCCGTGCTCACCCTCTGCGGCGACTTCGACCCGGCCGAGGCGCGGGCGCTGGTGGAGCGCTGGTTCGGACCCATCCCGCGAGGGCCGGAGGTCCCCCCGCTCCCGGGCCGGCCCGACGTCCCGCCGCGCATCGGAGAGGAGGTCCGCGCGCGGGTGGAGGGAGACGTGGCGCTGCCGCGGCTGTACCTGGGCTTCCGCATCCCCCCGTACGGCACCGCCGACTTCTACGCACTGGACGTGCTGACCAGCCTCCTGGCGACGGGAAAGTCCTCGCGCCTGCACCGCGCGCTGGTGCGCGAGAGCCGCGTGGCGAAGGACGTGGGGGCGTTCGCCTTCCCGATCGTCACCGGGGCCTCGCTGCTGGTGGTCCACTCCACCGCCAGCGCGGGCACGCCCGTGGAGACGCTCGAGGCCGCCGTGCTGGCCGAGCTGGCCGCGCTGCACGCCGCCCCGGAGCTCCCGGGGGAGATCGAGCGCGCCGTCACCGGGATCGAGGCGCGCCACGTCGTCGGCATCCAGCAGGTGGCCGAGCGCGCCAACGACATCTCCATGTACACCATGCTCTTCGACGACCCCGGGCGGATCAACACGGAGCTGGACCGGTACCGCGCCGTAACGGCGGACGACGTGCGCCGCGTCGCACGGGAGTACCTGCGCGCCGACAACCGCGCGGTGCTCACCTACCTCCCCCGTGCCGTCCGGGAGGCCGCGTGA
- a CDS encoding YdcF family protein — protein MTRLLRALGALGVLLLMAVTGWAAVLSAILLFGRADEARASGAIVVLGAAQYDGKPSPVLRARLDHAVELYRQGVADTLITTGGTGPGDTVSEAVVGKRYAARHGVPPEAILTEERGLTSLQSMRAVAALMERHGLRSAVLVSDPFHMLRLRILAWRVGIEGRSSPTRTSPISRSPDEERTHMLRESLSLPFAIAELDP, from the coding sequence ATGACACGCCTCCTCCGCGCGCTCGGCGCTCTCGGCGTCCTCCTGCTCATGGCGGTCACCGGCTGGGCCGCGGTGCTGTCCGCCATCCTGCTCTTCGGCCGGGCGGACGAGGCGCGCGCCTCCGGCGCCATCGTCGTCCTCGGCGCCGCCCAGTACGACGGCAAGCCGTCCCCCGTCCTCAGGGCGCGCCTGGACCACGCGGTGGAGCTGTACCGGCAGGGAGTCGCCGACACCCTGATCACCACGGGGGGCACCGGGCCGGGGGACACGGTGAGCGAGGCCGTGGTGGGGAAGCGGTACGCCGCGCGCCACGGCGTCCCCCCGGAGGCGATCCTCACCGAGGAGCGCGGCCTCACCTCGCTCCAGTCCATGCGCGCCGTCGCCGCGCTGATGGAGCGCCACGGCCTCCGCTCCGCCGTCTTGGTGAGCGACCCCTTCCACATGCTGCGCCTGCGGATCCTCGCCTGGCGCGTCGGGATCGAGGGCCGCAGCTCGCCCACGCGCACGAGCCCCATCTCGCGCAGCCCGGACGAGGAGCGGACGCACATGCTGCGGGAAAGCTTGAGCCTCCCCTTCGCCATCGCCGAGCTGGACCCGTAG